The following coding sequences lie in one Miscanthus floridulus cultivar M001 chromosome 9, ASM1932011v1, whole genome shotgun sequence genomic window:
- the LOC136480918 gene encoding putative disease resistance protein RGA3 yields the protein MEGMEKQRKMLKRKLPATLDVMADVDKQASRQGGVKAWLEELKTVAYEANDVFDEFEYEVLRRRAKKNGHITKLDMAGVKLFPTHNHVAFRSRMGNKLSSIVEAIKVLVEEMKDFGIDKLQLEAPAWQEWRQTDSIIVDPENIVSRSRDKEREKIIEALLSHQASSGDLLVLPIVGMGGLGKTTLAQLIYNDPRVQEQFQLLKWVCVSAHV from the coding sequence ATGGAGGGCATGGAGAAGCAGCGCAAGATGCTCAAGCGCAAGCTGCCTGCCACCCTCGACGTCATGGCGGATGTTGACAAGCAGGCGTCTCGCCAAGGAGGAGTAAAGGCATGGCTTGAGGAGCTCAAGACGGTGGCGTACGAGGCGAACGACGTCTTTGACGAGTTCGAGTACGAGGTGCTCCGCCGTCGAGCCAAGAAGAATGGGCACATCACCAAGCTCGACATGGCTGGAGTAAAACTCTTCCCTACTCACAATCATGTCGCATTCCGTAGCAGGATGGGAAACAAGCTTAGCAGCATTGTTGAGGCCATCAAGGTCCTTGTGGAGGAAATGAAAGATTTTGGAATCGACAAGCTTCAGCTCGAGGCACCAGCATGGCAGGAGTGGCGTCAGACAGATTCCATTATCGTCGACCCCGAAAATATTGTTAGCAGATCTAGAGATAAGGAGAGGGAGAAAATTATTGAGGCATTGCTCAGCCATCAAGCTAGCAGTGGTGATCTCTTAGTTCTTCCCATCGTTGGAATGGGAGGATTGGGCAAGACGACCCTCGCTCAACTCATCTACAATGACCCTCGAGTCCAAGAGCAGTTCCAGCTACTAAAGTGGGTATGTGTCTCAGCCCATGTTTAG